A genomic stretch from Falco naumanni isolate bFalNau1 chromosome 4, bFalNau1.pat, whole genome shotgun sequence includes:
- the LOC121086652 gene encoding calcium/calmodulin-dependent protein kinase type IV-like, with translation MLAGAHRPRPTMPSSKTSSEYWIDGSHRKTALEDFYVVGPELGRGATSVVYSCEEKGTGTPYAAKILKKTIDKKIVRTEIGVLLRLSHPNIIKLKEIFETPSEIALVLELVTGGELFDRIVERGFYSERDAAHVVKQILEAVSYLHKNGVVHRDLKPENLLYADLSPDAPLKIGDFGLSKIVDEQDTMKTICGTPGYCAPEILHGCPYGPEVDMWSVGVITYILLCGFEPFFDPRGDQYMYSRILTCDYEFVSPWWDEVSLNAKDLVRKLIVLDPQKRLTVYQALEHPWVTGKAAKFAHMDSTQKKLQEFNARRKLKAAMKAVVASSRLGNHGHHDCSRSGRSQGGPQDTCLPQGTGTTSPEATATEDLDAFRSDCPAVSKVSVNGAGCES, from the exons ATG CTGGCGGGAGCTCACCGCCCCCGGCCCACCATGCCCTCTTCCAAGACCAGCAGTGAGTACTGGATCGATGGGTCCCACCGCAAGACAGCCCTGGAAGATTTCTACGTCGTGGGCCCTGAGCTGGGACG GGGAGCCACCTCGGTGGTGTACAGCTGCGAGGAGAAGGGCACGGGCACCCCCTACGCTGccaagatactgaaaaaaacg ATCGACAAAAAGATCGTGAGGACAGAGATTGGGGTCTTGCTGCGGCTTTCGCACCCCAATATC ATCAAGCTGAAGGAGATTTTTGAGACGCCCTCCGAGATCGCACTCGTCCTGGAGCTGGTGACGGGAGGAGAGCTCTTTGACAG GATCGTGGAGAGGGGTTTCTACAGCGAGCGGGATGCAGCCCACGTGGTCAAGCAGATCCTGGAAGCTGTTTCG taTCTGCACAAAAATGGAGTCGTCCACCGTGACCTGAAGCCAGAGAACCTGCTCTATGCAGACCTGTCCCCCGATGCACCCCTTAAAATTG GTGACTTTGGGCTCTCCAAGATCGTGGATGAACAGGACACCATGAAAACCATTTGCGGGACACCGGGGTACTGCG CCCCTGAAATCCTCCATGGGTGCCCGTACGGCCCTGAAGTGGATATGTGGTCCGTGGGCGTTATCACCTACATCCT GCTCTGTGGCTTCGAGCCCTTCTTTGACCCGCGAGGGGACCAGTACATGTACAGCCGCATCCTCACCTGCGACTACGAGTTTGTATCCCCATGGTGGGATGAGGTTTCCCTCAACGCCAAGGACTTG GTCAGAAAATTGATTGTCTTGGACCCCCAGAAGAGACTGACTGTCTACCAGGCTCTGGAGCATCCCTGGGTCACTGGGAAAGCCGCTAAATTTGCTCACATGGACAGCACGCAGAAGAAACTGCAGGAATTTAATGCCAGGCGGAAACTGAAG GCTGCCATGAAAGCTGTGGTGGCTTCCAGCCGCTTGGGCAACCACGGGCACCATGATTGCTCTCGCAGCGGGCGCAGCCAGGGAGGTCCCCAGGACACCTGTCTACCCCAGGGAACAGGGACCACCAGCCCTGAAGCCACTGCTACCGAGGACCTCGATGCCTTCCGGAGTGACTGCCCTGCCGTGTCCAAGGTTTCTGTGAATGGCGCCGGCTGTGAAAGCTAA